The Alnus glutinosa chromosome 3, dhAlnGlut1.1, whole genome shotgun sequence nucleotide sequence TCCACAGAAATACAATACAAATATAAGTGTTTACGAAGAAATATAACTGGCTAAATAAACGTTAGCCTTAACTACAAAGAAATTCTTCTTTCCAAAAGTTGCTGATTTCGGTTTGGCCAAACTCTGTAACAGGGAAAATACTCATATCACTATGACAGGAGGAAGGGGGACTCCTGGTTACGCTGCACCAGAAATATGGATGCCATTTCCCATAACCCACAAGTGTGGTGTTTATAGCTTTGGGATGTTATTATTTGAAATCATAGGTAGAAGAAGGAACCTAGACAGCCGTCTTTCAGAGAGCCAGGAATGGTTCCCAATGTGGATCTGGAAAACGTTTGAAGATGGAGAACTAGGAGATCAATTGACCATAGTTTGTGGAGTGGAGGAGAATCATAGAGAAACGGCAGAGAGAATGGTTAAAGTTGCTCTCTTGTGTGTTCAACATAAGCCTGCATCCAGGCCTGTGATGAGTGCTGTTGTGAAGATGTTGGAAGGAGCAGTAGAAATTCCAACACCTTTAAGTCCATTCCAGCACATGTTGGATGTTGCTCCTTTCCCTAATGCATCTTCCAATCCATTACAGACTGATAGCACATTTGATTCAGAATATTCATCTCAAACAGTTACAGGATCTGGCTTTGTACGTGCTACTCCTGCGATGAGGAAATATGAGATTGAAATAGCCTCTTGCTAGGTGGCTAATGAAGAGTCTGTGTGTGTGCGTGTTCTAAATTTCATTTATGATGTTACGTGCCTACAATCCTATGAAGGAAGGAGTTGTTGAAGAAGATAGCTTGGCTGGAGGGAGTTTCATGACAGAAGGAAGTATGGTGACAAAAGTTGTCCTGCAGTAGCACGACACTCTTTATTTACAAATAAGAGACATGTTGTCTCAGCAAGTCTCTTAGTAATTTACTAGTCCTttgtattacttttttttttttgaaggggtcCTTTGTATTACTTGAAACTGTGTATTGCGTTTCATCTATAGTTCTACCATGTAATCATCTATATGATAAGgaaatttattaataaagataTAGGCGAAGTTATTTATCCAACTCTTATAGTTGATTGGGAGGCTGGAGTACCTCGAATACCTTTGTTCATTATAGGTAAATTAAGGAAACTAGATCTTGCCACCTACCACTTTTTCAAACCTGATATCCATTCCCAAACACAAGCCGGTAACAACTTGTTATTAGAGCCAGGTTTCGACACGACGGACCTATTGGTTGGAGCATCTAGAGAAGGAGATGGGTTCATTGATCCCTGGCCATTAGCCGATGGAGGAAAGAATTCTCAAACGAATGGAGAAGATGATGGCTGGCATCCACAACTAATTGGTGCATCTAATTGCAGGAGACTCTTCGGGTGAAGCAATCTCAGTAATAGTGTTAGGATCAGTAAATTAGTCACCCATGATGAGCTGTCCGGAAAGTCATCAGGGTCAGAGAAAGGGTACTCGGGGTTCTCCACAAGAGGAATCTCAGTACTGCAATGCATTGATCATTTTTGGGATCCACTTTGATCTCATGGCCCTGAACAAAAGTGGTCAAAGACACGGGGGAACTGGTGAAACCAGAGATATTGCTATAGAGTTGTCGATCGAGTTCTACATATGCAGTAATGGGATTAAGTAGTGCTAAATACTCTCATTTACGGGCTTTTAAATATCAGGAATGAGTTTAAATTAAGGATCAGTAAAGTCATTGAGTTTTACCCCCGCTCAACAAGCACCCTACGCTTCTCAAAGCACTCAAAGTAAGCTTTTTTCTCGTTTGGGTTGCAGAACTTCGATCTTCTCTATATAGGAGAGCATCTTGATCAGTTGCAACCTGGAAACCACAGGTTGGAGTAGAAGTACCGAAAGAATTAAAAACAGTGAATATtacaaataagaaagaaaaaaaaaaaaccagtattCCAAAATGATTTTGATGAGTATCTGGCTCTGGCAACAAAATTTAACCACCAActgaaaacaaatcacaaattccaatttaagGGCTAATAATTTAAATCTAGTTTCTATAGTTTAAGATTAGCGCTATAGAAGACCAACAGTGCAAGGATGATCAACAATATACCAAGTCAAAAAAAGTCTTATCCTTCATTGATGTGCATACATCAATGGTGCCTCTCAAAGTAAAACTTAAGGAGATTAGAAAATGCTAGTGTGATGGCCAAAGCTTCATTTGTGGTAACTGAAGTTGACAACTGAAAATTTCAGGGCAAGTTTGGGACAACTTTATATAGAACCCGTACCAGAACACAAtctaacaacaaaaaaattaacagtttTAATCTGGAAGGCACCTTCGGCTTCCACAATTAACATAAGAACAACCTTGAGCTTTGCATTAAGAccttttgacttttggcttCACAATCAACTATAGGAAGACCTTATGtcttattatttaatttggaaGACATCTTTAGCTTCTATAGTTAAAATAGGACAACCTTCTGGCTTCATTTTTAACTTAGGAAGACCTTCTAGCTTCCCAGTTTTATTATCTTTTGTTCTTATTGATCAACAGTATGTAATAACATGTCTCTCTAAAAAccattattttgtattcataatCATCCTTTTTCATTTCGCAAATCATTTTAATTCATGTGAAACGtataattatgtttttcatAAAGTACTCGGTTCGCAAATCATTTCAACACGTGAAAAATACTTGAAAAGATATAACTATGTTATTCACAAAATACTCGGCTCATGTAGTTGTAATAGTGAAAAACTTTATCAAATACtttaataagaaaattaatatcATTTCTCAGTAAGTAGTTACACTTATCACTTCCCAGACTGCCTAAAAGTTCTTATTGTCTTAAAAACTCATTGCACTTTATTGCACCCACGGGCAACAGTATATTAgtctaatattaatttaaaaaagctaAGATCTAGATCattgattattttctttatattgtCTAAAAATAGACAACATAACGACATATATCTAAAATGTTATAATGTCATTTGGACATCATAACGACTATGTAACTTTACCAATAAAGCATTTTTACACGGGTATTACTATGCATTAGtaaacatttatctaaaatGTCTAACATTATTTGGGTATTATAACGACACTATTGTAAAATACCTAATAATATCTAGATAGCATAACAAAGCTTTTGGGTAtgtgttggagaaataattaacaccaaagacatgtggacctaaggtagtatcgggggtcgagcccatcgggttggcccaGCCAGATCAGAcccaagtacaagaccattcgttatctccaaaaagacagatcttcagaatatatcaaaataagcttttatcccatcaaatatgggataaggtacctaatagaatgacattagttAAATGGGTAGTGTCCTAttcagtttggactctactacccaatttgaattctatgaagataagactcaagactacGTGAtttaggactcagactcctaatcagaaagataagattcaagactatgtgatctaggactcagactcctaattaaattatgctccaagcactctagcagttttataactgtgaactgtgagcctataaataagactactacgccaggtattaaaaaacAAGCACATTCTCCGAGCTTTAGaaattactgatattctccagaaaattagtttgaactgacttaggcatcggagtgggggccCGGTCGGTAccccatagtccgacgagccgtttattattttgcagattacgaggagagcgaagattaaggaaggcaacgaatcacaaggcaacatgtcaccgtaccggaaactgtaccaacagtatGTTTGGCAAGCGACTTGCCTAAAAAGaatgattaaatataatatatttccctGAGATATTCAATTACACTTTTCTTATATTCGATCACAATTTAGACATTCACTATATcgacataatttaaattctaataactaGAATTGACAAAAATTAAGGATAAAAGAAATATACCTACCAACCCCATccaaactttattattattctaaatatttctcatttttttccttgttgcactctagtgagagtgagagagtgagagagcaaatttttgaatgaaaaaatgctgcaatcactacaaaaatttttttaattttttttccttttctttttaaaagccaGATCTCTATCTCTCGTCTCtcctcttttcttattttttttcaacactcTTGTCTCTCCCCAGCTCCCACGTACATCTCTCCCCATTTGTCATCAAAAAAATGGCTcactttgtttgtatttttctcAACAGATCGACGACGACTCACCCCATCCGGACGCACGATGGTGATTTTTGGTacttttgttaatattttttggtcctttttgttAGTCGATCTGTTTAATTGGTTTCTTTTGGTGTTTTCGATCTACTCATTATTGGCCAAATGGATCTTTTTGAAGTGGGTATTTGGTGTTTTCTGCTCATTCTCGGCcaaatgggtatttttgaaGTGGGTATTTTTCGTTGATTGGTGGCGTGGGTATTCTCGCCGGATCTCGACGACGAGTTGGACGAAGATCCGGCGTGGATCTCGCCGGATACACCGGCCCTTTTTCCAGATCTTGCCGGATCACTGGATCTCGACGACGTACACCGGCCCTTTCTCCGTATACCGTATACAGTATAcaatattagaaagaaaaaaaaatgaagaagaaaagaatagatctgttcttttcttatatttttttttttaaaaaaaacaaatcctgATTTTGGCGACGTAGGTAAGGAATAGGTGgctaaaaatatataactttccatttttttttttaaaaaaaatttgtcatgTTCACAGTAATAAACGTGGctagttagccacgtgtatttctGTGCACGTGGCACAGTGGCCACGTTTATTACTATACACGTGGCGAATTGTACAATTCGCTACTACCGGATCTACCACGCTCCtaacacgtggcgaactgtaaGTGGctaattacatgtttttttgtagtgactggTCCGGCCTATGAAAGCTAATTAAGCGGTGAAAAACAATTCTGGAATTCACATGCATTTGCCAAATGTAGGCGTGACCAAATTAATCCACCAGAATGTTTTAGAACATGCAGAACTACAACACTTTGGAGCGATGGAACAACCATTGGAATATACTTGAACAAGCTACAGTACGTGCACAAGAAGTAGATGCGAAGTAAAACTTTCTAGAATTCATTGGAAAGTCCGAATCACACTATAAAAGAAAGCAATTAAACTTTCACTATAAATctgtacttatttatttatttatttttatatatgtatatttttcagaaaatattttttcgccgaaaatatttttcggtgtttggcgcgtacagaaaatcaaaaatatattttatattttcattcaatcatattaacttataaaaatcaatttttatttagaacatgtaaatattaatgtaaaataatataaaaattaccggTGACAAGATTTAGTCATTAACTGGCAGGATTTCGGCTACTTTCACCGGATTCCGGCTACTATAGCCAAAATCCAAATAGTTTTCGTCGGAATCTGAGTTGGCCGAATTTCGGCAAAAGTGACAAGAATCTGGCATTTGTGCCGGAATCTGAacttgattattattattactagctcataacccgcgcAATGCGTgagattattaattataatttaattttaaaacttaaaaaacattTCCATTGC carries:
- the LOC133863314 gene encoding LEAF RUST 10 DISEASE-RESISTANCE LOCUS RECEPTOR-LIKE PROTEIN KINASE-like 2.3, which produces MFAALAFVGDIIVGVTLRVLQKALTTKKFFFPKVADFGLAKLCNRENTHITMTGGRGTPGYAAPEIWMPFPITHKCGVYSFGMLLFEIIGRRRNLDSRLSESQEWFPMWIWKTFEDGELGDQLTIVCGVEENHRETAERMVKVALLCVQHKPASRPVMSAVVKMLEGAVEIPTPLSPFQHMLDVAPFPNASSNPLQTDSTFDSEYSSQTVTGSGFVRATPAMRKYEIEIASC